Part of the Candidatus Brocadia sinica JPN1 genome, TTCTATGTAATTGAATCTGGATTATCTTCTCATGATAGAATTATTTATGAAGGCATTCAACTGGTGAAAGAGGGAGATAAGATAATTCCTGAATTTATTCCTATGAAACAAATCCTGGCAGAACAACCAAAAGCTCAAACCTTGTTTATGGCTCAAAATTAAAGAGAAAATAAAATAATGAGTTCGAAATTTATCCATAGACCCATTTTATCCATAGTGCTGTCTTTAATCATCACCCTGTTAGGGGCATTGGCTTTAACCAAATTGCCAATGGAGCAATTCCCCAGTATAGCTCCACCAGTGGTAAATGTTACCATAGAGTTTACCGGTGCCAACGCAGAAACCGTTACAAAAGCGGTCATTGTGCCTCTGGAACGTGCTATCAATGGTGTTCCGGGAATGAAGTATATGTCGTCTATTGCGGGAAATGATGGCATGGGTATAGTACAAGTTATTTTTGAAGTAGGTACCGACCCTGATATTGCCGCGGTAAATGTTCAAAACAGAGTGGGTACCGTAGTGGACGAACTTCCTGCGGAGGTAATAAAAAACGGAGTAAAAATTGCCAAGGAAGAGAGAGCTATGCTGATGTATTTAGACATTTTCAGCACGGATACATCTTTAGAAGAAAAATTCCTGTACAATTTTGCGGATATTAACATACTGCCAGAATTAAAAAGAATTGATGGGGTTAGTTATGTAGATATATTGGGAGCTAAGGAATATGCTATGCGTATCTGGTTAAAACCCGATAAAATGCTTACCTATAATATTTCTACCGATGATGTATTGAATGCATTACGGGAACAAAATGTAGAAGCTGCACCAGGTACCGTAGGGGAAAGTTCGGATAAGTCAGCACAAGCATTGCAATACGTAATAAAATACACGGGAAGGTATAATACTGAAGAACAGTATGAAAATATTCCTGTAAAATCGGACGCTGACGGAGGGATACTTCGCATAAAAGATATTGCTGATGTGGAATTTGGTACAATTTATTTTGATGTTGAATCTAAACTGAATGGCAGACCTGCCGCTTCCATTATGCTGAAGCAGCTGCCAGGTTCTAATGCCAGTGAAGTAATCAATAAGGTGAAAAAACGTATAGCTGAGATTAAAGAATCCACCTTCGTTGAGGGTATGGATTATGCGGTTAGTTATGATGTATCACGTTTTTTAGATGCTTCTGTTCATAAGGTGTTAAAAACTCTGATTGAGGCGTTTTTACTGGTATCATTGGTGGTATTTATTTTTCTGCAAGATTGGCGTTCGACACTCATTCCTGCTTTGGCCGTACCTGTTTCATTGATTGGCACGCTCTTTTTCATGCAGTTATTGGGTTTCTCTTTAAACCTTATTACACTTTTTGCATTAGTTCTTGCCATAGGCATTGTAGTGGATAATGCCATCGTGGTGGTGGAAGCAGTGCATGCAAAAATGGAACACTCAAATATTGGGGCAAAGAAAGCTACCGAAAAAGCGATGAGAGAAATAAGTGGCGCTATCATTGCAATTACCCTGGTAATGTCTGCAGTTTTTATTCCAACTTCCTTTATGACAGGCCCTGTTGGCGTTTTTTATAAGCAGTTTTCCATCACAATAGCTATAGCCATTGTTCTTTCAGGTATTAGCGCATTAACGCTTACTCCTGCGCTTTGTGCCTTGTTTTTAAAAAATACCCACAGCAAGCACAAAAAGGAAAATTTTTTACATTACTTTTTCCACGGCTTTAATAGTTGGTACGGAAGTCTTTCGGCAAGGTATCAAAAGCTCCTGGGCCTTATTATCAACCGCAAGGTCGTCACATTCTCCATACTGTTGCTCTTTTGCGCGGGAACGGGTATTTTCGGAAAACTCCTGCCTTCAGGGTTTATTCCCAACGAAGACCAGGGGACATTTTATGCCAGTATCACTACTCCTCCCGGATCAACTTTAGAAAGAACCAAAGAGGTAGTAAATGAAGTGCAAAAAACATGCGAAGATGTTGAAGCTATAGAGTCGGTTTCTTCCTTGGCAGGAGCAAATATCTTATCTGATGGAACAGGCGCCACTTACGGTACTTGCTTAATTAACTTAAAAGATTGGCACGACCGGAAGGAATCTGTTAATGATATTATCGGACTTGTTGCCGAAAAGACCAAACACATTAAAGACGCGGAAATTGAGTTCTTCCCTCCCCCAGCCGTGCCAGGCTATGGAAATGCCAGTGGTTTTGAATTACGATTGTTGGATAAAACCGGCAGCGGGGATTTTAAAAAAATGGAAACGGTAGTCAACCAGTTTATCAAAGACTTAAAAGACCGACCTGAGATATCAAGAGCTTTCACCATTTTTGATGCAAGCTACCCGCAATATATGGTTCATATTGATAACGATAAAGCTGCTCAAAAAGGGGTAACGGTGAATGATGCGATGAGCACATTACAAACCTTATTAGGAAGTGAGTATGCCACAAATTTCATCCGCTTTGGTCAAATGTACAAAGTGATGGTGCAAGCATTACCTGAATACCGGGCCAAGCCTGAGGATATCCTTAAGTTGTATGTAAAAAATAATGAAAATAAAATGGTGCCTCTATCGGCCTTTATGACTATGGAGCGCATCTATGGCATGGATCAGATTACCCGTTACAATATGTATCAATCCGCCGAGCTGAATGGAGAAGCTGCCAGCGGTTTCAGCAGCGGAAGCGCTATCGCAGCCATCCAGGAGGTAGCCAAAGAAAAATTACCGAAAGGTTACGGCATAGATTGGGCAGGTATAACGCGTGATGAAATACTATCAGGCAATGAGGCAATCTATATTTTTCTTATTTGTTTGGTATTTGTCTATTTGTTATTATCTGCACAGTATGAAAGCTTTCTCCTGCCCATGCCCGTTATTCTCTCTTTACCGACTGGAATATTCGGAGCATTTTTACTCTTGATGCTCATGGGTTTAGAAAACAATGTTTATGCCCAGGTAGCCATGATTATGCTTATCGGTTTGCTCGGTAAAAATGCCATCCTGATTGTTGAATTTGCCTCATTAAAACACAGGGAAGGACGAACACCCGTGCAAGCTGCCATTGAAGGGGCCACGGCGAGGTTGCGGCCAATTCTCATGACCTCATTTGCCTTTATCGCCGGGTTGATTCCTTTGGTGCTTGCATCTGGCGCAGGCGCTGTGGGCAACAGAACCATTGGCACAGCGGCAGCAGGAGGCATG contains:
- a CDS encoding efflux RND transporter permease subunit; protein product: MSSKFIHRPILSIVLSLIITLLGALALTKLPMEQFPSIAPPVVNVTIEFTGANAETVTKAVIVPLERAINGVPGMKYMSSIAGNDGMGIVQVIFEVGTDPDIAAVNVQNRVGTVVDELPAEVIKNGVKIAKEERAMLMYLDIFSTDTSLEEKFLYNFADINILPELKRIDGVSYVDILGAKEYAMRIWLKPDKMLTYNISTDDVLNALREQNVEAAPGTVGESSDKSAQALQYVIKYTGRYNTEEQYENIPVKSDADGGILRIKDIADVEFGTIYFDVESKLNGRPAASIMLKQLPGSNASEVINKVKKRIAEIKESTFVEGMDYAVSYDVSRFLDASVHKVLKTLIEAFLLVSLVVFIFLQDWRSTLIPALAVPVSLIGTLFFMQLLGFSLNLITLFALVLAIGIVVDNAIVVVEAVHAKMEHSNIGAKKATEKAMREISGAIIAITLVMSAVFIPTSFMTGPVGVFYKQFSITIAIAIVLSGISALTLTPALCALFLKNTHSKHKKENFLHYFFHGFNSWYGSLSARYQKLLGLIINRKVVTFSILLLFCAGTGIFGKLLPSGFIPNEDQGTFYASITTPPGSTLERTKEVVNEVQKTCEDVEAIESVSSLAGANILSDGTGATYGTCLINLKDWHDRKESVNDIIGLVAEKTKHIKDAEIEFFPPPAVPGYGNASGFELRLLDKTGSGDFKKMETVVNQFIKDLKDRPEISRAFTIFDASYPQYMVHIDNDKAAQKGVTVNDAMSTLQTLLGSEYATNFIRFGQMYKVMVQALPEYRAKPEDILKLYVKNNENKMVPLSAFMTMERIYGMDQITRYNMYQSAELNGEAASGFSSGSAIAAIQEVAKEKLPKGYGIDWAGITRDEILSGNEAIYIFLICLVFVYLLLSAQYESFLLPMPVILSLPTGIFGAFLLLMLMGLENNVYAQVAMIMLIGLLGKNAILIVEFASLKHREGRTPVQAAIEGATARLRPILMTSFAFIAGLIPLVLASGAGAVGNRTIGTAAAGGMLFGTIFGVIIIPGLYVVFATLAEGFVKKGVREEIAFTEVI